In Streptomyces camelliae, the sequence GCAATGACGATCACAGATGCAGAAGCATCCGGCTGTTGCCCAAGGTGTTCGGTTTCACTCGTTCGAGACCGAGGAACTCGGCGACGCCCTCGTCATAGGAACGCAACAGCTCCGCGTAGACATCGGTGTCGACGGGCGTCTCTCCGATCTCGACGAAGCCGTGCTTCCCGAAGAAGTCGACTTCGAAGGTCAGGCAGAAAACCCGGCGAACACCGAGCCAGCGCGCGGTCTGGAGCAACTTCTCCAGCAACTGATGGCCGACGCCGGAGCCCTTGAGGCCGGGGTTCACCGCGAGAGTGCGGACTTCCGCGAGGTCCTCCCACATGACGTGCAGCGCACCGCAGCCGACCACCTCGGCGTTGTCGTCGCGTTCCGCGACCCAGAACTCCTGGATGTCCTCGTAAAGCGTGACGGTGGCTTTGTCGAGCAGGATGCGGTCACGCACGTAGGCGTCGAGGAGGTGGCGTACGGCCGGGACATCGCTGGTCCGCGCCCGGCGGACCGTGATGGCTTTTGCGGAGGCTTCGGGGTGCTCTGCTGACATGAGCGGACGCTATCGCCCGACCGTGCCCTCTGCCGAGTCGGGGTTCTCTCCTTGCCGCGGTTCGGCGGCTTCGGGGGGTTCCAGGGTTTCCGGGCCCTGGACGATGCGTACGGCGTCCCGGAGGGCCTGGCGCTGTTCCTCGCTCATCATCCCGAAGAAGGCGACGAGAGCGGCGGCCGGGTTGTCGCTCTGCGACCATGCGTCGTTCATCAGGGCGGCGGCGTACGCGGCTCGCGTCGAGACGGCCTCATATCGATAGGCCCGGCCTTCCGCCTCGCGGCGCACCCAGCCCTTCTGATGGAGATTGTCCAAAACGGTCATCACGGTGGTGTACGCGATCGAGCGTTCCTGTTGGAGGTCTTCCAGGACTTCTCGAACGGTCACCGGGCGGTTCCACTTCCACACCCGCGTCATGACCGCGTCTTCGAGTTCTCCCAATGGGCGAGGCACAACTCAGAACAATAGTGGGAGATCGCGACAATGGCGTGCCGGACGTGCACTAACCCTGTGAATCGGAACAAAAAGGGCGTACGACTCGAAGCCGCACCGGGATGCGGAAGTCGTACGCCGGGGAAGCCGAAGGCCTGGCTCAGGCGTCGCCGCCGGCGGAGGCCTGCCGTGCACCCTCCGCGCGCGCGAGGGCGGCGTCGACGGCCGCGTCCTCCTTGGCCTTGGCGGCCCCGCCCTGGGTCTTCACGATCACCCTGACCACACCGATGAAGAACACGGCCATCACGACCGGGGGCACGAGCGCGGAGACATAGTCCATGACTCCAGGGTAGCCAGCCGGTACCGGGCGAAAGGGGCGGGGTGCGCGAACCGCCCGAGCTCGGGCCCGACCTGCACGGATGCGCCCGGGAGCGGGATCGGGGCCCACCGGTGCGAGGGCGATGGGGCAGCAGCGGCGCGGTGGGGAGCAGCGGCGGTGGGTGCAGGGTTGGCGGTGGGGCATAGCGTCGGCGCGGAAGCGCCCACCGGGCCGGAAGCCGCCGGCGCGGAAGCGCCCACCGGGCCGGAGGCCGCCGGCGGTGACAGGCGCCCCGCGAGGGCCACCCGCACCCGGCGACGAAAGCCGCACGGGGGCGGGTGGGGGGGAACGAGGTCAGCCGGCGGCGAGTTGGCGGGAGTCGGTGCCCTCCGCCGGAGGCGCCGGCTTGCGGCGCGGAAAGACCTCCCCCGGCGTCGGGATGGGCCGCTTCGGACTCGCCGGCTCGGGCGCCGGCGGCTCCGCGGGGGCCGGTCCAGGCTTCTGCGCGGGCTTCTGCGGCGGTTTCGCCGGCTCCTCGGACTCTCCCGCCTCAGGCCCGCCCGCGCCGCCGGGAAGGGCCAGCAGGCGCGTCCGTGAGGGGGGTACGGCGGGCGCGGGCACGGTCCGGGCGCCCTGTGCGAACCGGGCCCGTACGTCCTGCTCGGCCAGCGCCTGGCAGCGGTCCAGCAGCGCGGCCGCCGCGGGACTGCCGCGCAGCGCCCGCAGTGCGGCGAGGTCGTCCGCGGTCGGCCGGTGCCCGGCACCCAGCGCCTCCTCCAGGAGGGTGAGATAACCGGCGGCGGTACCCGGCAGCGCGGCCCGGTACCGCCCGAGGTCCGCCACCAGGAACGCGCGCAGTCTCGCCCCCTCGCACATCGCCTCGTCGAGCGACTCGGCGAGCCGGAAGCAGTCCTGGACGTCCCCGGCGGAGGCGGGACCTGGGTGAAGGGCGAGGGCGAGGGCGCGGCGGAGCACACGCAGCTCCTCCACGCCGAACGCCATGCCGCCGCGGGATCCGTATGGCGTGGGCATGCGGCGACGCTACCGCTAATCGGACAAAAGTGACGGATCGGACTGCTGTGTCGTCGCGTGTCGCTCCTGGGTTTCCCCCGACCGGGGCCACGCACGGCACGCACGCGCGTGCCCGGTCACCTCACAGACGCGACACGTTCCGCTCGTACACCAGGCGCAGCCCGATCAGGGTCAGCCACGGCTGATGCTCGTCGATCGCCGAGGACTCCCCCAGCACCATCGGCGCGAGCCCGCCC encodes:
- a CDS encoding BlaI/MecI/CopY family transcriptional regulator gives rise to the protein MTRVWKWNRPVTVREVLEDLQQERSIAYTTVMTVLDNLHQKGWVRREAEGRAYRYEAVSTRAAYAAALMNDAWSQSDNPAAALVAFFGMMSEEQRQALRDAVRIVQGPETLEPPEAAEPRQGENPDSAEGTVGR
- a CDS encoding amino-acid N-acetyltransferase, coding for MSAEHPEASAKAITVRRARTSDVPAVRHLLDAYVRDRILLDKATVTLYEDIQEFWVAERDDNAEVVGCGALHVMWEDLAEVRTLAVNPGLKGSGVGHQLLEKLLQTARWLGVRRVFCLTFEVDFFGKHGFVEIGETPVDTDVYAELLRSYDEGVAEFLGLERVKPNTLGNSRMLLHL